The Camelina sativa cultivar DH55 chromosome 16, Cs, whole genome shotgun sequence sequence agaatctaagtttatttccttgaacaaagttgtagatcttcatcttatctttctaatcatgcaagtttcattgatttctgggtttatgattttgttcatcatgtgttattcatctgagtagtgtgttaggatcttagggatggattaggctggatgaGAGTTATGGTAGTTTAGACTGACCaagattgattgtttaaatatctcttctggaTTAGGCATGCTCtatgctgttcttatatctaagagggtaagaacagatcCAAGGTTGTTTAgaatcataccaatgtttaagctTTTGGATAatactaatgctagagattactGCTCCTATCCCAAGATATTGGTTGTGTAGGAAGGTTTTTGACATGtgatgatctggatctttatgcctgcttttatatgcaATAGCTAGTAAGAACTAGATCTAGGAGTatttaagcttgattgttattgtcatgagaatggattaacaagtactggaagatcattgtctagagatagctcactgttgattgagatttgttggtCAGTTTAGATTAGTATAgctcaagtccagcccatgaatctaTCCCTAGGACGTTatgtgtttattgatttctctagTTGATTACTGTTACCCGCtttctgtttgatttactttcaaCCAGCTATGTTTGATTGTTAagttctgtttctgttcttcgtAGCTTCCCACTCGACCTAGTACTTGATCGAGCATACGATCGAGTGCCTACTCGAGTCCGTTTCCCAGTTCTTGCTTTATGACCTGCATCCTTctagtttcattcctgtttcattgcatAACTTAGTGTCGGTTATTACCTTGCATTTAAACCATCATCTTAGtagttttacattctgcatttacatttttgtcATCAAACAGTTACACCAGAACAATTTCATATTTcgcttaacttagataagtgtctacatcttgactgcttgcatcatactcattatggattgacatctcttatactgcaactgcataagagaaattgaaacctcttgcattccACCTTATTATATATCTTTGGTTTTAGCTTGTGTCTGTTGTgtgattgcatcattcatacattcataagtatttcaaaaccacacaaaaagaTATATTTCAGGAGTGAACTTTGAGGATTCCCTTTGCGACACTGGATCTAGTGTGAACGTAATGTTTAAAGCTGTCGCAGAGAGGTTGGGGATTGACGATATGAAGGCTTCTAAGGTCCATCTTAAGTTTGCAAATGCTGTCACCACGACTCCACAAGGCTTCATTAGTAATGTAGATGTTCAAGTTGGGAGTTGCTTGGTTACTAcagattttcatgttgtggAAATGAGCGAGGGTTCTGTTATGCCTTTGATTCTTGGAAGACCTTTCCTAGCAACAATGGGAATAATTGTTGACTTGCCTAATAAGAGGATCACTTTCTCTAACATTGATGATAAAGTCTTCTACAACGCAATCACTACAAATGAAGCTACAAGACATTGTCTAACTGTAGAAAATGAGAAGAAGGTTGATGTCATGATAATGGGAGAAAATGGTGATAAGAATGAGGTCAACGAAGTCCTGGATGGAGACACTCATTTTTCTAAGAGGAGTTCtaagaaggttaagaagagagaaaagcgaagatagagagagtaataGAAATATGTTATAGAAACCATTGAGTACAAGGTGAAGTGTAAAGGAGTATCTCGGCCTTTCTCTAAGGTTACAGCCATCCTCACTCCGGAGGTTAAAGATAAAGGCCAAGAAGCAATGGATGATATGATGAAAAATATTCTCGAGCTTAAGATGACGAATGGGAGAGCTTGTTTTGACACAAGTTCTCATCCTCCCATCACTTGAAACCTGAAACCacggtcaagctatagaccttaagcaagcgcttatgggaggcaacccatgggatttgtgctggcttaccctttattttatttttttttgtcttaggattttggttttgtttttaggatttattactGTGAAATCACGTATGATGTTAAGTattttcaggaacaggttccaaacgcagaagatgcgaaattttatttttgttctagGAGCTTTGGATCGATCGATCCTCCTTACAGATCGGTCGATCCCGTTGGTTTGCTATGGGTATCTCCAAGTTCAATAATGTTTCAGATCAGTTGATCCCATTCCGAGACCGATTGATATCCACTCTTGCCAACACAACTCCGACACCAGCTGCGAAATcaccggtttttgtttcttttcctttctttttctttttcatttttcttattttctttgagGGATTCGTTCTTTCCTTGGttttgctttcacaccgggacggtgtgaagtccgggggagggatgtctccaagttactaatgtcgttttttttggttgttttacttggatttttttttctttgagtctttttattttctaaaaaacaaaaataataataacagaaaCAATTGGGTaactatgatcatttctagGAGTCTTTGCcttgaactaacactcttatgattgctttagtacttttgatttttgattgaaGCTTGGAAAGAACATGAGCAGAatcaacacgccccaaaagaccCTCACTAACGAGAACTAGAAGTTGATCATGCGTTGTCTCTTGCTTTGAAaggacttaaccggatttaacttCTTGCCTTGGGATTTGGTATACATcggacaagactcctcccttcaAGCGTCacaagacatgcatctcctcacaaagtatgcttcccctctctattcccttcaatactcaataaaaaaaaagagaaaagaagaagaagaggatattggtaataaagaagtgaaccaagggttgtgcgtaaacccgtgcatccttcggaattcatggaaacctgtccaaaagaaaagagcaaaggatcgataaaaaaatacaatgataccctagaaaattaggaaAAATCGATCCTTTgtaagtgagaaaagagagaggaaaggaagCATATGTAGGAAATCTTGGGCATTAAAAGGTTGAGGGAGTCTAAAAGTTCAGTGATCAATATTCCCTCGGTGAGACCACACATTTTCACTAATCTGATTTACAGAGACAACAATGGGGATGTTGAAGGTTCTTTAAGATTGTGGAGTTCGGAGTAGGGAGTATTGATCCTAATCATCGGCAGAGTACAGAAAGTAGtacttaatttgatttgatgaagagtgcaaagaagaggttcccaagaatatgtgagtttccactttcaaacattttctctgaTCCcgagtttttgtctgttcttgcttgaggacaagcaaagattcaattCTGGgagaattgatgtgtctgtattttataggttttaaccatagtttttaggtttgctttgagtcttttattgagtcaaagtgtgcttttagagtctttttagtcttttatgagtttgtacaggttctaggttgcttttgaaggaaactgagtgttttggggatgaaaacaagcatctggagccgatttggtgaagactgatcgaactagcaagcagatgaagcaaacacagaaaaaagcatcctggatcggctgatccacatTTTGGATCGACCAAtcccgtacccgaagcaacttttcctttttcgttttaaactcacttttagggttttattttactatttaagcacgaCGCTTGACCTCTAAAAAGACAACTTTTATTTTACGCTGCCTTTGAGCACTTGTGagctttgggagaagatctctaatcctctttaacactttggagaagaattctgaaccctttttatttcttttcttttgcaattcaattatgtcttattcatctttgatttgctgtttctctttctctatggcTGAGTAGTTTCtctattgggtttcgggtttcaaaggggtttatgattctctaatgATGGTTTTTTAGATTGGggattgatttattttgttcttcatctattcttgttcttaaagcctaaactagattagctacctactttatgatcataggtttaattcatcgtggcacctaaagtgttgttgagttgctagaaaagaacttaggtgagcaaggtggaccttagccaacggaagttgaagttgaggcaccttgtgaactaATCAAACCTGAACTTGTTaatgcttgcttggtttgctggATCCAAACGACGTTCTAGagtttagtgaattcattgcTTAGATAGTTATCGTTGcggaagtaggttagctttacaaccatgatttgagttctagaatgGTGTTTAACGCATCCCCATCTAACCACCTTAGTCCGAGATTATATTCCCTATAGATTCCCTAtgcccaatatttcctttttgattcaaaacaacttatttactttccgttttttaattattacttgtttcacaaaacttcctcttttgtcttagctatatttaatcttcataatttcatagtgcatagtttggtctctgtggattcgatcctaaAGTGTTACGATGACagcactagatcgtggttgagtacacattaggttttaattgacctgttgatcaatgaaacccatcagtaagttttaactcagccatcaatAAACCATATCTCAGCcatcatttaaaacaataactcagccagtaACTATCAGTCTTACCTCACCAAGGGCTCTTATCTCTTCAGAAATAACTGTTTCCATCgttgaacgtgtacggtttccatGCCATCAAAGAAATGGTATGGCACCATCttcagctgatgcattcccaaaccgatctccaaagcatttgatggactcatactCCCAAGCCTATAACACGGTGTAAACCCACTAAGGGTGTAAGATTTCCCCGTAGGCCTCAACAAATTTATGCCATCAACAAgggcttcaaatgctgaccgaccccaaGGATaagtcttcattgcttcatcatcaaaaactcttttggcactttcatatggaattctagagttatgatgcaaaccataaagtccaatgtgttgaagaagcaacagacccaaccatttacgatgatcaCGGTTTAGCCATTGCCGGCACACTTTCAGTCCTTCCCTAAGTTCATTTAATGATGGACCttccccaccaggcactttcaaaagtctgaagaactctttgtgttcctcttcaagttcaaaccacTCTGtcggcattgggtctatgtttaaccccgtcactttagcaaattcattcaacccaaacctgatcgGTTGACCACCGAcgacaaaccaaagctccttcttatgtacccttaactggttacataacAGGAAATGTACTAtcttaccagaccagacgaattggctatcaactaccttagagattattccaataggtacatCCTTTGTTTTATCCCAAGCATCCtgtcctattgattccctaatcgCAGGGAATTCTCCCATCCTGAAATTGGTATTAATATCTCTAGACTCTAGATTAGAGTTTCCTTCAGCGTATAGTCTTGGGGgggggggtaatcccttgcttgttcttcaggaataatcaccatcgacatcttataaataatataattcataagtaaatcataaaaaaaatcagccataacataaaacaaactcatatacaaagcataacataactcagccacaaataaataactcagatctaaagcacaaGAAAACTCAGTCATCAAtacaaaactcagccgtaaagcataatataactcagccgcaaaataaaacaaacagtaaatcagccatcgaatcgaatatatctaacaaaactcagccgtaatgcATAATATAACCCAGCCGCAACATAAAATAaacagtaaatcagccatcaaatcgaatagatctaacaacaaatcagccataaaccataaaataactcagccgcaacataaaacaaatagtaaatcagccatcgaatcgaatataTCTAACAAATCAGTCGTCATTAACGACAGCGACAATCAGCCGTAAACCATCgaaaaaacccacattcagccggaaaactcaaaaataaacaTTCGACACATACCGGAACGAGTAAACGAAGACCTCTTTAGACGAAAACGAAtacgacgaagagagagagcgaggacgaagaaagagagtgcgacgacgaagagagagagagagagcaaagacggcgagagatgacAGCGAGAGAGtggacgaagagagagagagcgagcaaAGACGACGAGAGATGATGGCGATGAGAGACGGCGACGAGAGACGACGACGAGAGACGAcgacagagtttttttttcggATTATGAACAGTAGAACCTTTACAgtttccctctctttgatataaatAAGAACTGTCGATTGATTCTGAAAAAACTGCTTAGTGACGtggtaaaacaaaaatgatgtgtattttaatttgctgatgtgtatttttgttttatttttttaggataatatttgagtaattctttctaatattttttcGTTTGAATCCACAATATCACCAAtttattgtcttcttctttctctctcaccaattaaaaatagtaaatatacTAAATCTCTTATAAGTTTCCAAAATGTAATAAATAGCCAACAAACCTAGAATTAAACTAGTAGCTTTATTAGTTGACTATTAGTGGACCAATGCAGAAACATAAAAGGCAAAAGGATTTGTTAATTTATAGCCGACTCACAAAGACTAGCTCGTCTCTTCATTAATTTATAAGCTAGAACACAAATTTGAGATAGAAAAATACTGTTAATGATTTAGAAGGTCgtgaagtagaaaaaaaaacctatgaaTAGTTCCTGTCATTTGCTAGATCAAGTATGATAAATATTGTTGCCCTTACATATGTAGTAACACTTCTATCACCTAAAGGATTTTGGAAAATGAGGTAAAACATTGGAAAAGAATCTTCAGAGGGCCTTGGAGCATTTGTCCCCTGTGCAAAACATGAATATAANNNNNNNNNNNNNNNNNNNNNNNNNNNNNNNNNNNNNNNNNNNNNNNNNNNNNNNNNNNNNNNNNNNNNNNNNNNNNNNNNNNNNNNNNNNNNNNNNNNNNNNNNNNNNNNNNNNNNNNNNNNNNNNGGGgggggggtaatcccttgcttgttcttcaggaataatcaccatcgacatcttataaataatataattcataagtaaatcataaaaaaaatcagccataacataaaacaaactcatatacaaagcataacataactcagccacaaataaataactcagatctaaagcacaaGAAAACTCAGTCATCAAtacaaaactcagccgtaaagcataatataactcagccgcaaaataaaacaaacagtaaatcagccatcgaatcgaatatatctaacaaaactcagccgtaatgcATAATATAACCCAGCCGCAACATAAAATAaacagtaaatcagccatcaaatcgaatagatctaacaacaaatcagccataaaccataaaataactcagccgcaacataaaacaaatagtaaatcagccatcgaatcgaatataTCTAACAAATCAGTCGTCATTAACGACAGCGACAATCAGCCGTAAACCATCgaaaaaacccacattcagccggaaaactcaaaaataaacaTTCGACACATACCGGAACGAGTAAACGAAGACCTCTTTAGACGAAAACGAAtacgacgaagagagagagcgaggacgaagaaagagagtgcgacgacgaagagagagagagagagcaaagacggcgagagatgacAGCGAGAGAGtggacgaagagagagagagcgagcaaAGACGACGAGAGATGATGGCGATGAGAGACGGCGACGAGAGACGACGACGAGAGACGAcgacagagtttttttttcggATTATGAACAGTAGAACCTTTACAgtttccctctctttgatataaatAAGAACTGTCGATTGATTCTGAAAAAACTGCTTAGTGACGtggtaaaacaaaaatgatgtgtattttaatttgctgatgtgtatttttgttttatttttttaggataatatttgagtaattctttctaatattttttcGTTTGAATCCACAATATCACCAAtttattgtcttcttctttctctctcaccaattaaaaatagtaaatatacTAAATCTCTTATAAGTTTCCAAAATGTAATAAATAGCCAACAAACCTAGAATTAAACTAGTAGCTTTATTAGTTGACTATTAGTGGACCAATGCAGAAACATAAAAGGCAAAAGGATTTGTTAATTTATAGCCGACTCACAAAGACTAGCTCGTCTCTTCATTAATTTATAAGCTAGAACACAAATTTGAGATAGAAAAATACTGTTAATGATTTAGAAGGTCgtgaagtagaaaaaaaaacctatgaaTAGTTCCTGTCATTTGCTAGATCAAGTATGATAAATATTGTTGCCCTTACATATGTAGTAACACTTCTATCACCTAAAGGATTTTGGAAAATGAGGTAAAACATTGGAAAAGAATCTTCAGAGGGCCTTGGAGCATTTGTCCCCTGTGCAAAACATGAATATAAATCATTAGTGGGACTGGCATAGGGGACTTGCTGGTTAACCATTACCATACTATCTCTTATATCCTATCTCTTAAAGACTTGAGAAGTCAATAACTAATTTTATCAGCACTTTACCGCTACCGGCCAAAGACTTCGGACAAAATACATCAAACGGTCGAGTTTCTTTTCAGACTAAATTATGTTTAAGATAAGTAGATGTTTGAGCAAGAAATATTGGATGTTAATGTTATTGGacgttccttttttttttgtcccaagaaaaaaattacatacGAATTATAGTATTGGTGATTTATACTATTTCTTAAAATCTTGTGGCTTTGTTGATTGATATCACCTAAACGTCTATTCCTGAAAAATTTCTTGGGAAATGAGATCAAACATGGAAAATAAACTTTCAGTTGGAGTGTAATTAGAAACTTCTTTGTAAACATTTACTACACTTTATCCTAATTACTTTGTCTTCATCCTTCTAACTTATCCACCAAACACCAAAGAGCATttacaagaatttttttttgaatatatgtaTAGCTGCTTTCGTGCTTTAGTAGTTTCCAAGGAGGCTTCCTGGATCATTCTTGAGTGTAAACAGAGGTATCCGCTGAAAATGTTGAAGATTCTTGAAAAGCCACTGTGGGGATTTGGAAAACAGGCCTAGGAGGGACTTCAAGAGCATCCAAGCTTCCTTCCATCATTTCTACAACTCTGTTCATCGGTGGGCGATCTAGTGGAGAAGGCTGAATACACCACAAGCCCACCAATGTCATCTTTTTTGCTAGCTCGTCTTCCTCGTTGTTGATTCCATTCTCAATATCCCTTCTCGACTTTACTAATTCAAGATCCCTATAGATCCATTCAGGAAAGTACATCGAACTTCTGTTAGAAGAAGAGGCTTGattagatttttctttgttccttGCACCAATCATCTCAAGAACCAACATTCCATAGCTATACACATCTGACTTGTGCGACACATTCCCATAAACTCTGGAGATCATCTCTGGCGCAATGTACCCTACTGTACCTCTTGTGTCTAGCAAATATAGGAtgctctctttcttctcacATAGCTTAGCGAGACCAAAGTCCGAAACTTTGGGACAGAAGTTGTCATCTAAGAGTACATTTTGTGGTTTAATGTCGAAATGTACAATCCTTGTTTTGCACCCATGGTGCAAGTACTCTAGACCATGAGCAACTCCAAGCGCGATTCTATATAGTGCCTCCCAATCCATATTGACCGAGTTCTTGCTTGAGATGAACTTATCAAGGGACCCATTTCCCAAAAACTCATATATAATTGCTCTTTTAGAACCTTCAGAGCAGAAACCAAGCAAGGAGACAATGTTGAGATGAGAAGTTTTGCTCATGCTAGCAACTTCATTGATGAAGTCTTCACCATTGCCCTTTGAGTCTTTCAAGACCTTCACCGCAACCATACGACCATCACTAAGTGTTCCTCGATAAACAATTCCAAATCCGCCTGTCCCAACCACTTCCACAAAAGATTTTGTAATTCTCTTCACTTGTGTGTAAGTATAGTGTTCGAGTGGAATAAGAGCCTTCAGCTTCTGTTGTCTAAGCCGTGTTTCTCTCTTCCGGAGCAAACAGGGAAGCGAAGTTAAGAAGACCAGGAACAAAACAACTCCTGCTACTGAACTCccaactagaaaaaaaaaacagaaaatgttgAGTGAGTAACTTCTTATTTAATGTTGGAAACGAAAACGGTTTGAAATTTCTCTGGCTAGCAAAACTCACCTATGGGAATTGCTTTGACCAAAGTCCCTGTACAAGTGAAAATTGTACAAATAAGAATATGTCAGAATGGTACCAAACTCGATCTTGAAGAGACAAGAGAATATATAGTTTACCGTGACTTTTCTTTTTAGAGCTATAATTATTGCTGAAGGTTCCATCGTTACAATAGCAGACGAATGATCTTGAAGTCTCATTGTATCCACAAGCACCCTTAGACTCTAAACACACTGAACAGTCTTGATTAAGTTCAAGCTCGAAACCTTGTTCAAGAGTCTTGGTTAAATTCTCTGGACGCAGCGTGTACAACGCGGATCCAGGCACAGGTATACTGACGTATGAATTGCAAGATTCCTTCAAGTTAGTAGACACACGGCCACTATTAACGTCAGTTATATTTCTCATCTCATAGTAGTTGTTTGAATCTTCGTCATAATTCCCACACACAAGACTTCCAACGTTAGCGGAAGTACCATCAATACTAGATGATAAGTCTGCGCAGTGGTAATAAATTGTGAGCATCATGGTGTCAGGAGCGAATGGAAGGACGACGCTTTTATCGAAAGGCACATGTAGTGGTTTTGTGGGACACATAATGTCCTTAAAATCCGATCTGGCAAGTCTTACGATACGAGAGTCATAGTTTGCATCTAAGATTCTGAATGTCCCTGAGGAGACGTTAAGCTCTGCCAATCTGCTGCTACAGTGGAGCTTAAAGTCTGGGTGGCCACAGTCTTCTCTACCATGTATCCAGAAAGGGAACAAGAGACCGCCCTGATCGCCACAACTAAACGGTTGCGCGCAGCGTCTATAAAGCGCAGCTGATAAAACAACACTATGGAATCAGAAATAGTGTTTGTTGAAGGAGGAGATaaacaaataagaagaaaaattaccacaaaaataaaaaatttataaa is a genomic window containing:
- the LOC104750481 gene encoding LEAF RUST 10 DISEASE-RESISTANCE LOCUS RECEPTOR-LIKE PROTEIN KINASE-like 2.8; translation: MYYPLTSCLIFLFLFSLFYHLPCASSKQELEWCEPLFQCGDISAGFPFWGGNRPESCGHASLELHCDIKNITSLNISNLRYNVLQINQTSNTLKLVRADLLGSFCSATFNSTILPLEISEVLPIYKSLTIFYLCNPRLQYLSSYTCPGSGRGLVSAYQSPNYHSSCQGSFTVKVPTSFFPEVEKLNLDFLESVLRKGFEVKVKNDEILCEECSSSPALYRRCAQPFSCGDQGGLLFPFWIHGREDCGHPDFKLHCSSRLAELNVSSGTFRILDANYDSRIVRLARSDFKDIMCPTKPLHVPFDKSVVLPFAPDTMMLTIYYHCADLSSSIDGTSANVGSLVCGNYDEDSNNYYEMRNITDVNSGRVSTNLKESCNSYVSIPVPGSALYTLRPENLTKTLEQGFELELNQDCSVCLESKGACGYNETSRSFVCYCNDGTFSNNYSSKKKSHGTLVKAIPIVGSSVAGVVLFLVFLTSLPCLLRKRETRLRQQKLKALIPLEHYTYTQVKRITKSFVEVVGTGGFGIVYRGTLSDGRMVAVKVLKDSKGNGEDFINEVASMSKTSHLNIVSLLGFCSEGSKRAIIYEFLGNGSLDKFISSKNSVNMDWEALYRIALGVAHGLEYLHHGCKTRIVHFDIKPQNVLLDDNFCPKVSDFGLAKLCEKKESILYLLDTRGTVGYIAPEMISRVYGNVSHKSDVYSYGMLVLEMIGARNKEKSNQASSSNRSSMYFPEWIYRDLELVKSRRDIENGINNEEDELAKKMTLVGLWCIQPSPLDRPPMNRVVEMMEGSLDALEVPPRPVFQIPTVAFQESSTFSADTSVYTQE